In Setaria viridis chromosome 5, Setaria_viridis_v4.0, whole genome shotgun sequence, the genomic stretch TAGAAAATTGGTGCTAAACCACATAACTCTGATCCTTGCCCAACACAGACACATGCATGAATCGACTTCCAACTACAAGCTTGAGCAATTATCTTATCTAGGACCTGAACCTCAAGTGATACAATCTTGAAGTGACAGGAAATATAACATGACCCACTGGAACCACGGAGCTACAGAAGCAACGAGGCTGAAGCACCCAACAGCATTACAGCAACATGCTGAAGAGGCATAATCAATGACGGCGGCTAACAGCACAGATAATCTCGAGTAATTTGCCTCTGCAGAAGCACCCAATGGAGGAGTCCCGCTAGCTGTCCGTGAGCTCGGCGGCGAACGGGCGCGCACGGGGGATGGGCCATCGCGCTTCTTCAAGAATGCAGAAACCGCATAAGAATCAAAGAATCACTTTCTTCAGATCTGGCGGGTGTTGTATGATTTGCAATTCTGGCACTTGTGCGCAATCAGATGGAACTGCACCTCTGAGATTGCCCCGCAGTCGTTGCATAATATGCGGACCTACAAGGagataaaatctaattagaagTGTTCAGAACAGGTTGTGCCTCTAGTTCAATCTATCTAGTACATCAGCACAGTCAAGAAGGATCCAGAATTACGGGCATAGGTCTCGAAGGACCACAAGTTTCACCATTCCACGTCAATAAGCTTAGAATAATCTCATTCTCATGGCTACCGTTCGAGATGTTTGACAAAAGTCAATGGTATTATTGGCGAAGAAACATGGTATGGTTTCTAAAGCCAAACCAAACAAAAACACTGCTAAGCCTGCACCCATTTCTACTAGAGTTGCCTTACCAACTTTCTTTTCAACCTGAAAAGCAGGGCTTCTAGCCTTAATCGCTGCATTCATAAGAGTttcagcaaaagaaaaaaaaagaataatacCATTTTGTCGTCACAAGAATCAGAGAGAGTTGCCAGCTCCATGTCAAGTCTCTCCCACGCCTTGGACATGTCACAAACTGACTTGGAGCAAAGTGGGCATGCAAACCTGTAGGTTCATTTTTAGCTGTCAAAACCCAGTCGGTATGGTAAACCAAGGTATACAAAAGGGGCGTGCAGAACCAACTTACTGGCAGTGCTCCTCCATTTCTTTCAAGCACTTTACATGAATGGTATGACCACAAGGCAGGACAGAAACATCATTTGTCGACTCGAACAAGTACTGAGATTCATGAAACAGGATCAGTCACATGATAATACAAGGACAAGAACAGAGCGTACACAATTCACTGAAAACATGATCCTCAACATGAACATTAAAAAGGAGAGCAGAGCACCTACCTCAAAGCAGATTGGACAGTCATGATGCATTGCTCCTTCAACACATGCATGACTATTCTTCAGCACAATTGAATAACAACATCCTACACGAAATAGAAAAACAGTGATGAGCCATACCGGTTGACTAGAAGTTCCTATAAACTAGAACAATGCAGAATTATTTCAGCAAGCGAATAATAATATAAGGattatgaaaaataattatGGCGACTGGCAAGAGAGACAAACAGTATTAAATGCAACTCTGCTTGACGGTTAGCCAAGAGACTTTAGGAAGTCATCTTCCATTTTCCAAATTAGTCTACAACATTGTTCAGCTAGTAATCTACAAATTACAAAAGAACGCAAACTGTGAAAAACTGAACTCGTATAGTCCCATTGCATGCCGCATGGAATAATGGAAATTACATCCAGAGGAACATATAGTCCAAACAAATTCAGAGAATGCTCAAACCTACTGAAGCACAAAATGatattatatttaaaataaaatattacaCACAACAGGGAGACATGAGGCATTACCACATTTTGAGCAGTGGAAGAAATTCTCCCTCCCTCCAATTCTGCAAACATAATAATAATTGAAGTATTATTATGCATACTTTAGACTTTAAACGCATCCATACCATGTCCACTTGGAAAATTATCACATACATACCTACATATTCCACATCCATTGCAGTGATACTGCTGTTTAGAAACCTATAAGCACAAACAGAAGATTTAGTGAGGCATACTAACATCTACATAAAGCAAACGTAATAGACAATGGCACGCTTCCTCTTACTAACATCATCGTCAAAGAGCTTGCACGATCCACAGAAGTACTTCCCCATGCACACACCACAATTGATGCATACTTGCCGAACCTGGCAGCAGACAAAGCAGCATGATGATATAGCCATATAGATGACATATGTGATATGTTTAGCATGCCCCAAAGCAGTAGCAAAGGTTAAGTCACACACCTCTTGTTCTGTGCCACATAATGAGCATATAACCTGATGACAGCCAGAAAAGTGAAAACATAAGACTCAGTTGAATGCTAAAGTAACAAGCAGACGAAACGGCAAATGGACTAGAGGGTAAATATACCTGCTGCACTTCATGGCGTGGAAGTTCATGCCTCTTCATTGTATCGACTTTAATGGAATTCTGTCAATAGAAGTACATGATACATTAGTTTTCCAATATTTAAGATGACATGTTTCAGAAACAATGATGGGCACATATACGCATATTACGATAGAACGTGAAAACATTCCGCTGAAGACCAATTATGCATTATGAGCAAGAGCAAGAAATAAGAGCAGAAAATAACTCACTAAAGATTTTGGATAGAATTACATGTTTCAACAGCCATTTATGAAATTGTAGCAGACACCAAGCTACTAGTCCACAAAAGTACAATAGTATCTAGAGCACGAATAAATTTCTTAACTACTCTCAGAATAAAGACATACCATATCGTGTGTTTTCAGACTTGTCACTACTAGCAAGatcatacatcaatacaaacaacaATTGTCAAAACACATGAAGCAAATTGATTATTGGCTCCAAAACTATTACCAAGAAAACACGATGCAACATTACATAACTGCACAATCTGAAAAATGCTCTCCCACACTAACAACTCTAAAAACGATACCTTAACTTCGTTGTGGCAGTGCCGGCAATCAAAAATCTCATTGCAGCAAGGAGCTCGTATGCGGCATCTCCTTCTGTAATGTGGACACCTGCCATTCAAATGCTTGTTACTTGATATCATTGAGTTTATTAAAGAAAGTCAGTGTTCTAAGCACATGCCAAATAGACAAGACAACCAAAGGTTCAGTGAAAAACATACCCATAGTGCATTATTCCTTTCTCAATTTTTTCATAATCATCAGCATCTGAACCATCGATCTTCTCTTCTTTGTAATTTCCACCAGACAGCAAAGAGCCCTTGGCACATTCTTCCACATTTAGCTTGGCTTGTCCATGTTGAGCAGCAGCAGACTCAAGATGCAGGTCCAATGCGACCATTTTGACTGTTTTTTAACCTCTGAAAGCTATCACGTTGCAAACACAACACAAACACCTGCAAGTATCATGTATTTAGCAGGACTGTCCTCAATACAGAATGCAGTCGGAGGTCCTAAATTCAAGGAAACCACTGCGCACAGTTCTGGAATGCCATATAATGCCGAAGATCAGGCATCACAAAAGGTGAAAGCAACGCCGAACAGCTCCAGCAGCAAAATCTCGATAAACTGATCACCCAACAATCACAGATAGCACTAACTATCTGGACAGTGAGTCGAGAGGGGAATAATACTACTCGATAGGTATCCATCCAGTCTCCAGAGAACTCCCAAGCAATTCGAACACAGCATCCATCTGCACCAAATTTACCGCGTTGTCCCATTCTCTGGCAAGAGGAACACGTCATAGCATCAAATGCCAGGaaatggggaagaaaaaaaaaagaaacatgacTCTTTCATGACATGGTTTCGACGTGTTAGCATGTACCACTCGTGCACGTTGTTATACTGGGTTCATTAAGACGTTAGATTTCAAGGAAGCCTACCTCCAGAAGACATCAGCTTCATCTTCAAAATCTCTAGTTAACAAGCACTTATATCCATACGAGATTTTCAATCCATTGATTCTTTGAGCAGAAGTATCTTGGAGAAAACCAGCATGCCTCTTTCACGCATCATCCTAAGGTTCTACTTGAGATTTCACTGGTTCAGACCTGAAATTTAACCTATATCTACTTCCCAACTGAATAGAGATCGTCTCAGATCACTGGTAACCCAGTGTTTACGTGACCTGCATAAGAGAAATTCCCTCCCTAATTCTCTCACAAGGAATGCAGAAATGAATAGCCTGCCAGTAGTCCACAAACTCCTCCTTCCATTCGCATGTGTGTAACTGGGGCACATAAAGGAACCATCCAGAAGATGCTAGGTACCCCATTACGTTGCCAGAACTGCAACTTCGACTTCGGCTCAACAGTATTTGCAAAGGACGGTCAAACGAGGATGCAAAACGGCATAGTATTGTGCCACAAGGAGAGACGATAGAGCAAGAAAAATGCGGTATGCATGAAGTCACAAAATGCGTTTGCTTATGGCAGTACATAAGCCCTGAACTTCTACATGCACAAAGTGCACGGGGACTTCTTTCACACAGGCAATGTTAAACTATAGCACATCTTCTTGCTTACATAATCAACCGCTTACAGGCATCGTGGAACCATTATCACCAGATATCAGAGAACTACTGGCCACCATCAACCATGCAACGAACATGACCACGAACCTAGAGGAGCAAGCAGAACCCTTAGAATCTTCAGTCTCATCTCAAATAGGCACCCAAAGCTATCGGTACAAACCAAACGAATCAGGCACATGCAGTGGTTGCAAAGAAATTAAGGGGATGGACATCTTATACAGCTCGCACAATCAATCAAGCGCCAAATGTACTGATATTCCACCGTATATACCAAAATAAATCAAACAATCAGTCATCACAATCCGCAATCAAGTCGAGCAATTAGTCACCATATCCAAAATCAGAACAATTAGACATTATCAGTTCATCATCATCTACGCGCACCCACGAGCAATCAAAACAACCTCACGTACCTAAGCAGATCGATCAATCGGAACGAAAATTTAAGCGCACACAAATCAGAACAGGAACTAGAAAAACCGCGAGGCGTATGACGAACTTCCTATCGCACACGCGACCCAATCGAGCGGGCgggacgacgaggcggccgccGACCGAGAGGAGCCTGATCCTGCAGCGCCTGCGGGCTGTGGATTTGGGGAATCCGGAGACGAGACGAAGGGGGATGTGAAGGTTTCGTACTTGCGAGTGGTGACTGCGATTCGGCTGGGAAGCTTGGGAGGAGGTATTTAAACCTGTTTACGGAAGGACACGGTTTCCAGAGTATTCGGCTGACGTGGACCGGGCCTGGTGGACCGCGACTGCGATTCTGGCCTTATCCTGCGTGTGAGGACGGTGAGAGAAACGGACTTGTGAACGCGGTGTATGGGCGTGGATTAACAGAAAACCAGAAAaaacttgtttttctttttgtgtgACTGTGTGAGGGAAACTTCACTTGTTATCTTTTTTGGCGTGGATTAACAGAAGCTTAAAGTCTGAGAAAAAAACGATGGGAAAATTAAAAAGATTTGGTTGTGACTCAAATCCAAGCAGCCGTGGCATAAAATCCGTCAATTTCATAGATGTTAAAATAGCATATAAGTTGaggataaaaaatattttatcctTATGGTAGAATATATCCGCTGAGTTCAAAGTCCTCAACACAGGTGTTTGAATTACTTCAATGCTAAGAGACATGTCCCTCGACAATGAGGTGTGTACTCAGGCTTTTTAAGATAGTGTGTGTATATTTATGACCATTTTTGCAAGCAACTATGTTTCTATTGTcaatttatatataaaaaactACTTGCGCTATCTGCACGGATCAATCTGTTAGTTTATTCCAAAAGGTTGAAAACAAATAATGCGGGTCTTTACTTTGAAAACTCTACACACATGTATACGATTACACCTAGAGCAATTACGGTGCATAGGAACATGTTTACACTACCTCGGAACGTACTTGCAAAAGGAATCATCAATAAAATTATCGAACTATCCAattactccatccattccaaattgtagatcatttcaACTTTATTAAGAGTTAaattattttatgtttgaccaaagtTACAGAGGATTACAAAATTTATAGCACCGAAtaaatatactatgaaaatatatttaataaaaaatctaacaatacttatttggtatcataaatgttagtattttattgtatataAATTTGTAAACTTAAAGTGTTTTGACTCTTAAAAAATTAGAAGTTTCCACCGGATATATCCTTTCACGTCCTTGAAGAAAAACGAAGGATGCTAGCGGCTCATACGCTCGGTTTATCCCTGGCAGCAAGCCAGTAACCGCCGCACAGCGCCGGAGATCCCGCCACGTACGCTCATGCTTCCACCGCCCCACGGGCCTCCGCCAGGGATCTGCCGGGACCTTGCCGGGACGTGAGAAGCTACGTGGTGCCGTGAAGCGATTACGTTGCGCGCGACACCAATCGTAAAATAATAACCGTCGCGACGGTGACGGTGTGATTTCGGCACGGGCGCACGGCAGCGCGTGAATCATGCGCCCGACGGCCTGATCACGACCATATCCGCTCGCCCTTCGCCGCCGACCGGAGCTGGAACCCTACCTGAGCTGTTGCTCGTGTGCCCCCATCTGGGCACGACGTGTCCTGCTGCGCCGAGACGTGCACGTGAGCTAGTGGCTCTACCGTGCTTGTACAGCATCGCGGGCTCTTGAATTATTCGACGATTTTGCTCCTGGCCAATTTTTTGACTCGGCAGACCTTCCGGCGTGCACCCCTGCCGTTCCAACCTGCCACGAAACCGAAGCTGCTTCAAACCATCACGCGGATAAATCCCATCATCGGGCGATCCGTTTCGTGTACGCCAGCTACTGCTCTGCCCTCAGCTGCTACTAACAAGATCACGTCTGGCTgccaatgcaaaaaaaaaaaaacaaaaaaaaatcggcTCCCGAATTTCAGAAGAAGTTGACTGACAGCCCGATAGGGACCAGGATCATTCGTGGGACGAAACGCGGCACGCGGGCACAGGTCGCGCTGCAATTATTGGTCCAAGGATCATTACGGCGGCTTGAATGCTTGATTTGCCGTGCACTGGCCAATCAAGTAGACCAGCAATGATGCTTTGCTCTCGCGTGGAGGGCATACGAATTGTGGCGAGGGCACGACGGAATTGTGGCGCGGTTTGTTCGGACGACGGGACGGACCACGGGGCGGCAGGCAAGAAGCTGACGGCCGGTGATTAGGACAAGTGACGGTGCCGCCTCCATCTTTAGCAGCTTATGGTGTTCGTTCGGTGTCTTCTCTTCTCCGGTAGAA encodes the following:
- the LOC117856031 gene encoding probable E3 ubiquitin-protein ligase RZFP34, encoding MVALDLHLESAAAQHGQAKLNVEECAKGSLLSGGNYKEEKIDGSDADDYEKIEKGIMHYGCPHYRRRCRIRAPCCNEIFDCRHCHNEVKNSIKVDTMKRHELPRHEVQQVICSLCGTEQEVRQVCINCGVCMGKYFCGSCKLFDDDVSKQQYHCNGCGICRIGGRENFFHCSKCGCCYSIVLKNSHACVEGAMHHDCPICFEYLFESTNDVSVLPCGHTIHVKCLKEMEEHCQFACPLCSKSVCDMSKAWERLDMELATLSDSCDDKMVRILCNDCGAISEVQFHLIAHKCQNCKSYNTRQI